One Pichia kudriavzevii chromosome 3, complete sequence genomic window carries:
- a CDS encoding uncharacterized protein (PKUD0C08880; similar to Saccharomyces cerevisiae YOR006C (TSR3); ancestral locus Anc_6.19) has protein sequence MGKGKNKEKESPRRSNKTSNGHHNRSHGGKGRHETKYSSVVRQVDFPTKLAMWDFEHCDPKRCSGKKLERLGLIKSLRIGQKFKGVIVTPNGKGVVCPNDKEIVEQFGVAVVECSWARLEEVPFNKIGGKYERLLPYFVAANPVNYGRPMKLNCVEAIAACLAIVGHQDWALQLLQNFSWGPVFLEINKELLEMYSECTDSDSVLQAEKDFLDQMEKEREERKKRKGEVDIWEMGNPNIKNHGETNKEEEEAEEDEFDSDEEKNILVIDIPGSEDDAQIDTEEEEELLDEAEAVSESSSDEGEE, from the coding sequence ATGGGCAAGGGGAAgaacaaggagaaagaaTCACCTAGAAGAAGCAATAAAACTTCGAATGGTCACCATAATCGAAGTCATGGAGGAAAAGGTAGACATGAAACTAAGTATTCCTCCGTTGTGAGGCAAGTTGATTTTCCGACTAAACTTGCAATGTGGGACTTTGAACACTGTGATCCTAAAAGGTGTAGTGGTAAAAAACTAGAAAGATTAGGGCTGATCAAGAGCCTAAGGATTGGTCAAAAATTCAAGGGCGTCATTGTTACACCCAATGGTAAAGGTGTTGTTTGTCCCAATGacaaagaaattgttgagCAATTTGGTGTTGCCGTGGTAGAATGTTCTTGGGCCAGATTAGAAGAGGTACCATTTAACAAGATTGGAGGAAAATATGAAAGGCTATTACCATACTTTGTTGCCGCAAACCCTGTTAATTATGGACGACCAATGAAACTAAATTGTGTTGAAGCAATTGCTGCATGTTTGGCTATTGTTGGTCATCAAGATTGGGCCTTGCAACTATTACAAAATTTTTCTTGGGGTCCAGTTTTCttggaaatcaataaaGAGTTGCTAGAAATGTACAGCGAATGTACCGATTCGGATAGTGTCTTGCAAGCCGAGAAAGATTTCTTAGATCAAAtggagaaagagagagaagagagaaagaaaagaaaaggcGAAGTTGATATTTGGGAAATGGGTAATCCAAACATAAAGAATCATGGtgaaacaaataaagaagaagaggaagcagaagaagatgaatttgattctgatgaggagaagaaTATCTTGGTGATAGACATTCCTGGATCCGAGGATGATGCGCAAATAGatacagaagaagaagaggaacTTCTAGATGAAGCGGAAGCCGTTTCAGAGAGCTCATCAGACGAGGGAGAAGAATAA
- a CDS encoding uncharacterized protein (PKUD0C08890; similar to Saccharomyces cerevisiae YML002W; ancestral locus Anc_6.20) translates to MEERNGPTPERMDYNSSVPSWFSNPFLANLFNHQDISKLGPLRQVLHQLCHNSDDYAILVPPTFYLTFHRDSNTGKSYVEMCKDIDFILSHVIRINVFKDKRIRSHNEYTTLNNKVLTIKNDEISTLRNFKCPVSVKILNQEFIRGFATYIPIGTCFHVIYISQTLYKRAESITPEKSLLFEPNLSGLVKTRQTKLGGNKLYSREAFKVVPFKTLLQEYPSLLKISKMFDALFAENLFKACKTSKALDESFNIVMKRGSAMMNTLEPNVLRNIMSKYSEDNLKESIYEYLEMNIYEKFWARFVKLNGCVDDDSLTLAYNKLKWLSITQVGLPDPIVHNQDNLLGYIERVILAINEFKLLSFATTSSKKHKILVKTIDHLSQGSFIDADLLITLVIFVICLSKVPNLNNQMNYIKKYTYCDSKLENGALGYVLSTFDVSLKFFHNAENMNSLVRKSLQTEVLWKLVGSVSSDHAYNAIKDDNELTFQQIESLLMPYNKSDCAISTDCFVRSRTLSGDSCLMASLKRLNAELMRVMLQFDYIFTLDDILEDRNLDGTNLLAAALELKHPSSECIAQIILQASPEEITEYINRKNQKGRTIGHYIYNSHNLIIELGKYIDWTIKDKSGNTPLTSCLRSYDHTHYVDLVKVLLPTVKKWYIDQRKPFNHRDHLDNKRNSLLHVIRDAATLQLFLHMFDGLETNCLNEANQSAVSLSIRYNRIGSLKVLLAEPSICLSIVDPQMYMSSLDYVKLERWGEPLNREIAKILEMKFVQTEYGQDLKIACVRARFDSDQGLCCYFRVVYNDSKSDIIYVPFSSVTKAFKLMKKENLSIPFDFNAPDIWFPRHGYVGMKGNICSSNKMRINTLVNNINLLIQALYQNGTMAYTQTLQNYLFADQPEGKLEINILNERNVLKLIYSKSTGLRKNTLNEVSSFKRMLVTAEDILTYEAFTTYTASELEAFLKIYGDFYRFFTLSDVESKDLDKLKTEIPWIVEKNLKWRESRVEDSSDIFLDKMRLLYASTEALIKTSNDLKLNKIRRWKKIVADFRNLRSELDRVCGSGVEGFLGLAVVNDNETPAELKRNNRKEVLSKVFKQIDILTGNSESYHDIEQLIEDLSHAILNDRSNFKPDETSGSTKNGNGVLLESLIYSVNEGVNVWFSDKRRTAYVKKLLDSFLGYRLELLDLNIELKRTYESLAIFMSKFYDFRAASFKFAFKDYTRGKIGELKRELQGWNLGLLEYRDKLDKSDK, encoded by the coding sequence AtggaagaaagaaatgggCCTACCCCTGAGCGCATGGATTACAATTCTAGTGTTCCTTCCTGGTTTTCTAACCCTTTCTTAGCAAACCTTTTCAATCATCAGGATATATCAAAGTTGGGTCCTTTGAGGCAAGTTTTGCACCAATTGTGTCATAATTCAGATGACTATGCAATTCTTGTTCCGCCCACATTTTATTTGACTTTCCACAGAGATAGCAATACTGGAAAGTCATACGTGGAGATGTGCAAGGacattgattttattttatcgCATGTAATAAGGattaatgttttcaaagacaaaagGATTAGGTCTCACAATGAATATACTACTCTAAATAATAAAGTATTGACTAtcaaaaatgatgaaataagCACTCTCAGAAATTTTAAATGTCCTGTTAGTGTTAAGATATTAAACCAGGAATTTATAAGGGGATTTGCAACGTATATTCCAATAGGAACATGCTTTCATGTAATTTACATCTCTCAGACTTTATACAAAAGGGCAGAAAGCATTACACCGGAAAAAAGTCTATTATTTGAACCAAATCTTAGTGGGTTGGTGAAAACTAGACAAACTAAGTTAGGAGGTAACAAACTTTATTCCCGTGAGGCCTTCAAAGTGGTCCCATTCAAAACACTTTTGCAGGAATATCCCAGTCTtttaaagatttcaaaaatgtttgATGCATTATTTGCTGAGAATCTCTTTAAAGCCTGCAAGACTTCAAAAGCTTTGGAtgaatctttcaacatTGTGATGAAAAGAGGGTCTGCTATGATGAATACTCTTGAACCGAATGTCTTACGGAATATAATGAGTAAATATTCGGAAGATAACTTGAAAGAATCGATCTATGAATACTTGGAAATGAATATATACGAGAAGTTTTGGGCAAGATTTGTGAAACTCAATGGTtgtgttgatgatgatagCCTTACGCTTGCATACAATAAGTTGAAATGGTTGAGCATCACACAAGTAGGACTTCCTGATCCAATTGTACATAATCAAGACAATCTTTTGGGCTATATAGAGCGGGTCATCTTGGCGatcaatgaattcaagCTTTTATCCTTTGCCACAACCAGCTCTAAAAAACATAAGATACTGGTCAAAACCATAGACCACCTTTCACAAGGAAGTTTTATTGATGCAGACTTGTTGATTACCTTGGTTATTTTTGTGATATGTTTATCCAAAGTTCCAAATTTAAATAATCAGATGAACTatatcaaaaaatacacATACTGTGATTcgaaacttgaaaatggagCTTTAGGCTACGTGTTATCGACATTCGACGtttcattgaaatttttccaTAACGCTGAAAATATGAACAGTCTTGTAAGGAAATCGCTGCAAACAGAAGTGCTTTGGAAGCTAGTGGGATCTGTGTCCAGTGACCATGCATACAATGCAATAAAAGATGATAATGAGCTAACATTCCAACAAATTGAGTCACTATTAATGCCTTATAATAAATCTGATTGTGCAATATCTACTGATTGTTTTGTGAGAAGTCGAACTTTGAGTGGTGACTCGTGCCTTATGGCCTCTCTAAAAAGGTTAAATGCGGAGCTAATGAGGGTCATGTTACAATTTGACTATATTTTTACTTTGGATGATATTCTTGAAGATAGAAATCTGGATGGCACTAATCTCCTAGCAGCAGCCTTAGAATTGAAACATCCTTCTTCTGAATGCATTGCCCAAATTATATTGCAGGCGTCTCCCGAAGAGATCACGGAGTACATCAACAGAAAGAACCAAAAAGGTAGGACCATAGGGCACTATATTTACAACTCCCACAACCTAATCATAGAGCTGGGGAAATACATAGATTGGACTATCAAGGACAAGTCTGGGAATACACCATTAACGAGCTGTCTCAGGAGTTATGACCATACACATTATGTTGATCTTGTGAAAGTACTTTTGCCCACCGTGAAGAAGTGGTACATAGATCAACGTAAACCTTTTAATCATAGGGATCATCTTGacaacaaaagaaattcattGCTACATGTGATAAGAGATGCAGCAACCCTACAGTTATTTCTTCACATGTTTGATGGTTTGGAAACGAACTGTTTGAATGAGGCAAACCAAAGCGCAGTATCTTTGAGTATTAGATACAATCGAATTGGAAGTTTAAAAGTTCTCCTTGCCGAGCCAAGTATTTGTTTGAGTATTGTTGATCCACAGATGTATATGAGCTCACTGGACTATGTTAAGTTAGAGCGCTGGGGGGAACCGCTTAACAGAGAGATTGCTAAAATATTGGAGATGAAATTTGTTCAAACTGAGTATGGgcaagatttgaaaatcgCATGTGTCCGTGCTAGGTTTGATTCAGATCAGGGATTATGTTGTTACTTTAGAGTTGTTTATAATGATAGCAAGAGTGATATCATATATGttccattttcttctgTCACCAAGGCTTTCAAGCTtatgaagaaagaaaatttaagcattccttttgattttaatGCCCCCGATATTTGGTTTCCTAGACATGGGTACGTAGGAATGAAAGGTAATATATGCTCTTCAAACAAGATGAGAATCAACACATTGGTGAATAAtatcaatttattgattcaAGCTTTGTACCAAAACGGAACCATGGCCTATACCCAAACGCTGCAGAATTATCTTTTTGCAGATCAACCTGAAGGGAAACTGGAGATTAACATTCTTAATGAAAGAAACGttctgaaattgatatACTCAAAAAGCACAGGATTACGTAAAAATACATTGAATGAAGTTTCAAGTTTCAAACGAATGCTTGTCACCGCTGAAGATATCCTAACCTATGAAGCTTTCACGACTTACACAGCATCTGAACTTGAAGCCTTTCTGAAAATCTATGGCGACTTCTATAGATTTTTTACCTTAAGTGATGTGGAATCTAAAGACCTAGATAAACTGAAAACTGAAATACCATGGATTGTGGAGAAGAACTTAAAATGGAGAGAAAGCAGAGTGGAAGATTCAAGTGACATTTTTCTCGATAAAATGAGGCTATTATATGCATCGACTGAAGCTTTGATTAAAACTTCAAACGACTTGAAGCTCAACAAAATACgaagatggaaaaaaattgtaGCTGATTTTAGAAATCTTCGAAGTGAACTTGACAGAGTGTGTGGGAGTGGCGTTGAAGGATTTTTGGGGCTTGCAGTAGTCAATGACAACGAGACCCCCGCtgaattgaagagaaacaatAGGAAAGAGGTCTTATCAAAGGTCTTCAAGCAAATAGACATACTTACAGGTAATTCAGAGAGCTACCatgatattgaacaatTAATTGAAGACCTCTCGCATGCAATATTGAATGATAGAAGTAACTTCAAGCCCGATGAAACCAGTGGGTCAACAAAGAACGGAAACGGTGTACTGTTAGAATCACTAATTTATTCGGTAAATGAGGGGGTCAATGTGTGGTTTAGTGATAAACGGAGAACAGCTTATGTTAAGAAGCTTTTGGATTCTTTCTTGGGTTATAGATTGGAGCTTCTCGACTTAAATattgaattgaagagaACCTATGAAAGCTTGGCCATTTTCATGAGTAAGTTTTACGATTTCAGGGCTGCTTCCTTTAAATTTGCCTTTAAAGATTATACTAGAGGTAAAATTGGTGAATTAAAGAGAGAACTTCAGGGTTGGAATTTGGGATTACTTGAATATAGGGATAAATTGGATAAATCAGATAAATAG
- a CDS encoding uncharacterized protein (PKUD0C08900; similar to Saccharomyces cerevisiae YOR007C (SGT2); ancestral locus Anc_6.21), protein MTSNQETAALIIDFLKSSLKNGNVPEDNKDSIDFAIESITEAFAVESSQIDTVKAKFGNKSLNELISQSESLESERKPVAESTQSVPVHVDESDEETKEKAEALKLQGNKAMASKDFETAIAKYTEAINLIPTNVVYLSNRAAAYSSSRQHEKALEDANRATEVEPTYAKGWSRLGLAKYALGDAKGALEAYEQGLKVEGATPSDAMKRGYETAKKKVEDNLMSSLDSSKKEAPGSTDSNGPAGGAGGLPDFSQFANMFGGEGGMGGLAGLMNNPQIMEAASKMMQDPNALSNLMSNPRVKQMAESMGLNGGLDDMMNNPMLQNMAKNFMGGNGGSEGNEGADSGPNNNA, encoded by the coding sequence ATGACATCCAATCAAGAAACAGCAGCATTAATCATTGACTTCCTGAAGTCTTCATTAAAGAATGGAAACGTTCCTGAGGACAACAAggattcaattgattttgcCATCGAAAGTATTACAGAAGCTTTCGCCGTTGAGTCTTCCCAAATTGATACTGTCAAGGCTAAGTTTGGCAACAAATCACTAAATGAGCTTATTAGCCAATCTGAATCACTAGAATCAGAGAGAAAACCTGTAGCAGAATCAACACAAAGCGTTCCTGTTCATGTTGACGAGTCCGACgaagaaaccaaagaaaaggcGGAAGCTTTGAAACTCCAAGGTAATAAGGCTATGGCATCCAAGGACTTCGAAACTGCAATTGCGAAATATACAGAGGCAATCAATCTGATTCCAACCAATGTTGTTTATTTGTCTAACAGGGCTGCAGCTTACTCATCATCACGTCAACACGAGAAGGCTTTAGAGGATGCTAATAGAGCCACCGAAGTTGAACCTACTTACGCTAAAGGTTGGTCGAGATTAGGTCTTGCCAAGTACGCCTTAGGTGACGCAAAGGGTGCTCTTGAGGCATACGAACAAGGCTTGAAAGTCGAAGGTGCAACTCCATCTGATGCAATGAAGAGAGGTTACGAGACagcaaagaagaaagttGAAGACAACTTGATGAGCTCCTTAGACTCATCCAAAAAGGAAGCGCCGGGAAGTACTGACTCCAATGGCCCTGCTGGAGGTGCTGGTGGACTACCAGACTTTTCACAGTTTGCCAATATGTTTGGAGGTGAAGGTGGAATGGGTGGTCTAGCTGGTTTAATGAATAACCCCCAAATCATGGAAGCCGCTTCGAAGATGATGCAGGATCCGAACGCTTTGAGTAACCTAATGAGCAATCCTAGAGTCAAACAAATGGCCGAGTCGATGGGTCTGAACGGTGGCTTGGACGACATGATGAACAATCCAATGTTGCAAAATATGGCCAAGAACTTTATGGGTGGCAATGGAGGTAGTGAAGGAAATGAAGGTGCCGACAGTGGTCCTAATAACAACGCTTAA
- a CDS encoding uncharacterized protein (PKUD0C08910; similar to Saccharomyces cerevisiae YMR026C (PEX12); ancestral locus Anc_2.576) — protein MDFYASLDPSQLDQQKPTIFEVASCSQVDNLLTPSLRFLLVHYTHRYPRLLIRVLNNFDGLNALLRGFIEYKYLQKWNATFVEKFYGIKRVTSSLLVTDSSISESEKLANLKRLSKLQILASLFESVIAPYLSTKLQLYHEKLVPQYLLNNVRINEVEGKPEETKTAPFTFLVAINKLKRGFRDLFYKIYPLTRLGVRLATLAIYILYLTNKTSSISIVQLLFKISYSRITKSDHERAEKSMSLETVPQIQKQNVPPTLSSTVHSKLLNLAQPLRKFAWSTTDTILPMSIFLLKFLEWYNSNQSKLREEHSETFIPDVPTIVPADTLNDETIREKVSSADDGVCRICLEPIHNPGFIETGYVFCYKCIYEYLRDQSKEDGGKCPVTGRRLLGCTWNEPKKEWTVRGVRRLIV, from the coding sequence ATGGATTTTTATGCGTCCTTGGATCCCAGTCAGTTGGATCAGCAAAAGCCAACAATATTTGAAGTAGCTTCGTGTTCCCAGGTAGACAATCTTTTAACGCCATCATTGagatttcttcttgtccaTTATACTCATCGTTATCCTCGATTGTTAATTCGGGTGCTTAATAACTTTGATGGATTAAATGCTTTACTGAGAGGATTTATTGAATACAAGTATTTACAGAAATGGAATGCTACGtttgttgagaaattttATGGTATCAAACGAGTTACCTCCAGTCTTTTGGTAACCGACTCTTCTATTTCTGAATCGGAGAAATTGGCCAATCTTAAAAGGTTATCGAAACTTCAGATTTTAGCGTCTTTATTCGAATCCGTCATAGCTCCTTACCTTTCAACTAAACTACAGCTTTATCATGAAAAACTTGTTCCCCAATACTTATTGAACAATGTACGAATTAATGAGGTTGAGGGGAAACCAGAGGAGACAAAAACAGCACCCTTCACTTTTTTAGTGGctatcaataaattgaagaggGGTTTCAGAGACTtattttacaaaatttATCCACTAACTAGGTTGGGTGTTCGATTAGCAACACTGGCCATTTATATTCTCTACTTAACGAACAAAACATCATCCATTTCAATTGTACAGCTTTTGTTCAAGATTTCTTATTCACGAATAACCAAGAGTGATCATGAAAGGGCCGAGAAATCAATGTCACTTGAAACAGTGCCCCAGATCCAGAAGCAAAATGTTCCTCCAACTCTCTCTTCAACTGTACATTCAAAACTCCTAAACTTGGCCCAACCATTACGTAAGTTTGCCTGGTCTACAACAGATACTATCTTGCCTATGTCCATTTTCCTTTTAAAGTTTCTAGAGTGGTATAATTCAAATCAGAGTAAGTTGAGGGAGGAGCATAGTGAGACGTTTATTCCAGATGTTCCCACAATTGTCCCTGCAGATACTTTGAATGATGAGACTATACGAGAAAAAGTCAGTAGTGCTGATGATGGAGTTTGTAGAATTTGCCTTGAACCGATTCATAATCCGGGATTCATCGAAACAGGTTACGTGTTTTGCTACAAATGTATATATGAGTATCTTAGAGATCAGTCAAAAGAAGATGGCGGTAAATGTCCTGTTACTGGAAGGAGACTTTTAGGTTGCACCTGGAATGAACCTAAGAAAGAATGGACAGTAAGAGGGGTGAGAAGGTTAATTGTTTAG
- a CDS encoding uncharacterized protein (PKUD0C08920; similar to Saccharomyces cerevisiae YKL125W (RRN3); ancestral locus Anc_2.447) has product MMTFLPTINQEKRPFDSIADTNEDVSTSTKNVAISSSSTKRVKKRPSANSKSATVAPPNGNATSFGAKMIIQLTKSATASLDKKVSSEINAGSSSSPSSHQKIFEESPIQNLASIIALPISNPKAISSSNLSLVLSQLTPEIARFDNSDALPLIQSILKINWIYHHSKDVNFSKHYATFLTVLVSTFPSWWKDIAHRIIKDFTRQTPQVLNSHHETLKKLISLAPTSSNSLPRLLKDNFPNRNSPKSEIINYVKNILHLTSYYNVLINHVWTLVFENFIKLDVEFQNQIDEVDDDDLSEALGLDEDDEDNASAGDDDNADSDDDESLGSDDDFDGDDLNQTRNHAKQPKILKTVEKELADSDDENEDEKQVDSKRTTVIKVSKNNNIHNNNIGDLEGGNNDEDDENEFDDDMLDSEAEYNLELESLSDLSSKLDNLLSSILEYLTPNLSVNSLESGHGISIFTALTNVFRTITLPTHGTKATQYILFYAAQQQPELIDAFLVSLFEIAFNTDKKNNESSNGLMSFSGSSGNNVGSLNIRITGIQYIASFVARASKMSATQIHSVVTFLVDYCTAYMEENEDDDDGDGDDVGYNVTNTSILSSRSNSSTFNKGREFNPNKHTIFYSLVQALMYIVCFRHNSLRVSENDDSVSGTKLSKTGWVAELDRFFTRAIISKYDPLRWCNETVVLIFSRVSQSEGICYTWSVLERIKRERVGRIVSSGNSSISQKEVPTNTTSRVSNANVGTSSSMRATQEFLDLVAFFPFDPLLLKKSHKIVQDTYVEWDNGDDDDDDDDDEGGEEDDEDGDNESE; this is encoded by the coding sequence ATGATGACTTTCCTACCCACCAtcaaccaagaaaaaagacCTTTTGATTCTATAGCTGACACTAACGAGGACGTTTCGACATCAACTAAAAATGTCGCTatttcctcctcctctaCAAAGAGAGTTAAGAAGCGCCCATctgcaaattcaaaatcagcTACCGTGGCACCACCAAATGGGAATGCAACCTCCTTTGGTGCAAAAATGATTATCCAACTCACCAAATCAGCTACTGCATCTTTAGACAAAAAAGTTTCTTCTGAGATCAATGCTGGATCATCATCGTCGCCGTCGTcacatcaaaaaatattcgAAGAATCaccaattcaaaatttggcTTCAATTATTGCACTCCCTatatcaaatccaaaagcAATCAGCTCAAGCAATTTATCATTGGTTTTGTCCCAATTGACTCCAGAGATCGCCAGGTTTGACAATTCGGACGCTTTACCTCTTATACAGtcaatattgaaaatcaattggATATATCATCATTCTAAAGATGTaaatttttccaaacatTATGCAACTTTTCTAACGGTACTGGTGTCGACGTTTCCATCTTGGTGGAAAGATATTGCTCATAGAATTATCAAGGATTTTACCAGACAGACTCCACAGGTTTTAAATTCGCATCATgaaactttgaagaaattgatatctttagctccaacttcttcaaactcTTTACCAAGACTACTAAAGGACAATTTCCCCAACAGGAATTCTCCCAAAAGTGAAATTATAAATTATGTTAAAAACATATTACATTTAACTAGCTATTACAATGTCTTGATCAATCATGTTTGGACTTtggtttttgaaaatttcatcaaattggatgttgaatttcaaaaccaaattgatgaagttgatgatgatgaccTCTCTGAAGCTTTAGGCCTCGACGAGGATGATGAGGATAATGCTAGTGCTGGcgatgatgataatgctgatagtgatgatgatgagagTCTAGGtagtgatgatgattttgatggaGATGATTTAAATCAGACTCGAAATCATGCAAAGCaaccaaaaatattgaaaactgttgaaaaagaattGGCCGATTcggatgatgaaaatgaagatgaaaagcAAGTTGACTCAAAACGTACAACTGTAAttaaagtttcaaaaaataataacaTTCATAACAATAACATAGGAGATCTAGAAGGTGGTAACAATGACGAGGATGATGAGAAtgagtttgatgatgatatgTTAGACTCTGAAGCTGAGTAtaatttggaattggaaTCATTATCAGATTTATCCTCTAAACTTGACAATTTACTCTCATCTATACTAGAATACCTAACGCCTAACTTGTCAGTTAATTCTTTGGAATCCGGACATGGTATTTCAATCTTCACCGCCCTGACGAATGTTTTCCGAACGATAACTTTACCGACACATGGAACTAAGGCCACACAATACATACTTTTCTACGCAGCTCAACAGCAACCAGAATTAATTGACGCATTCCTAGTGTccttatttgaaattgcatTCAATACAGATAAAAAGAACAATGAGTCTTCAAATGGTTTGATGTCTTTTTCTGGCTCATCGGGCAATAATGTCGGTAGTTTGAACATTAGGATAACAGGTATTCAATACATTGCAAGTTTTGTTGCACGTGCAAGCAAGATGTCGGCTACTCAAATCCATTCTGTAGTAACTTTCCTAGTTGATTATTGTACTGCATATATGGAAGAGAAtgaagacgatgatgatggtgatggtgatgatgtCGGATATAATGTGACAAATACATCAATTCTATCATCTAGAAGTAATAGCTCCACGTTTAATAAGGGGAGAGAATTTAATCCCAACAAACATACCATTTTTTACAGTTTAGTTCAAGCATTAATGTACATTGTCTGTTTTAGGCACAATTCTCTACGAGTGTCAGAAAATGATGACAGTGTCTCCGGAACAAAATTGTCCAAAACTGGCTGGGTTGCAGAACTCGATCGATTTTTTACTAGAGCTATCATTTCTAAGTACGATCCTCTAAGGTGGTGTAATGAAACGGTTGTTTTAATCTTCTCGAGAGTTTCCCAGTCCGAAGGTATCTGCTACACATGGAGCGTTCTTGAAAGAATAAAGCGTGAACGTGTTGGGAGGATCGTATCAAGTGgcaattcttcaatctcGCAAAAGGAAGTACCTACTAATACAACTTCGAGGGTATCCAATGCGAATGTTGGTACTTCATCGTCAATGCGTGCCACACAAGAATTCCTTGATTTGGTGGCGTTTTTCCCATTTGACCCGttattattgaagaaatctcATAAAATAGTCCAAGACACGTATGTGGAATGGGATAATGGGgacgatgatgacgatgatgatgacgatgaaggAGGGGAAGAGGATGATGAGGATGGCGATAATGAAAGCGAATAG
- a CDS encoding uncharacterized protein (PKUD0C08930; similar to Saccharomyces cerevisiae YGL115W (SNF4); ancestral locus Anc_6.136) → MDTTVTERTPENIVADQRAALQVIREFLKSKTSFDVLPVSYRLVVFDTSLLVKRALNVLLQNSIVSAPLWNSKISKFAGLLTANDFLNIVHYAASNPDESVNLSETLTLDGLASIKSLSGSAVLDAVSIHPFRSLYEACVKMNNSSARRIPLIDRDEKTHREIVVSVLTQYRILKFVSMNCRETRFLLQPLRDLNIGTTTNLCHARLNTSVGEVTDLLIKHRISSVPILDDDDKLINVYEAIDLLALIKGGVYADLSLTVGEALLRRSDDFEGVYTCTLGDSLFVVLETIRKSRLHRLFVLDDEGKLLGVMTLGDILKYILFSE, encoded by the coding sequence ATGGACACAACGGTTACAGAAAGAACACCGGAGAATATAGTGGCCGACCAAAGAGCTGCATTGCAGGTCATCCGTGAGTTCCTTAAGTCCAAGACTTCGTTTGACGTTCTCCCTGTGTCGTACCGTTTGGTTGTATTCGACACGTCTCTCTTGGTGAAGAGGGCGTTGAATGTCCTCTTGCAAAACTCCATTGTCTCTGCGCCGCTTTGGAACTCAAAAATATCGAAATTTGCTGGGCTTTTAACTGCTAATGACTTTCTCAATATCGTTCACTACGCTGCTTCGAACCCTGATGAGTCTGTGAACTTGAGTGAGACATTGACGTTGGATGGCTTGGCTAGTATCAAGTCTTTGTCTGGTTCTGCAGTTTTGGATGCCGTTTCTATCCATCCTTTCAGGTCTTTATATGAGGCGTGTGTCAAGATGAACAATTCTTCTGCCAGAAGGATACCATTGATTGACCGTGACGAGAAAACACATCGTGAGATTGTTGTATCTGTTCTAACCCAGTATCGTATCCTTAAGTTTGTCAGTATGAACTGTCGTGAGACGAGGTTTCTTTTGCAGCCATTACGTGATTTGAATATCGGAACCACCACCAATTTGTGCCATGCTAGATTGAACACTTCTGTTGGTGAAGTGACAGATCTTCTGATAAAGCACAGAATAAGCTCTGTTCCTATATTGGACGATGACGATAAGTTGATCAATGTTTACGAAGCCATCGACTTGTTGGCTTTGATTAAAGGTGGTGTTTACGCTGACTTGTCGCTCACTGTTGGGGAGGCATTGTTGAGACGCagtgatgattttgaaggTGTGTACACCTGTACATTGGGCGACTCCTTGTTTGTAGTCTTGGAAACAATCCGAAAGAGTAGATTGCATAGGCTCTTTGTCCTAGACGACGAGGGGAAACTGTTGGGTGTTATGACGTTGGGGGATATCCTCAAGTACATACTCTTTAGCGAGTAA